In Ipomoea triloba cultivar NCNSP0323 chromosome 15, ASM357664v1, one genomic interval encodes:
- the LOC116006891 gene encoding auxin-responsive protein SAUR67-like codes for MADFSILDAMKLSIGLKLLIQAKHSGVLCLHLGESCSASSAISKGHFAIYTADQKRLVVPLVFLDNEIIRQLLVMSEEEFGLPSDGPITFPCDAVLMEYIISLLSQGVGKELQTALLASVTSNRCSLTSMYQGLRDQQFLVC; via the exons ATGGCTGATTTCTCCATCCTTGATGCAATGAAGCTGAGCATCGGTTTGAAGCTACTGATACAAGCAAAGCATTCTGGAGTTCTGTGCTTACACCTCGG AGAAAGTTGTAGTGCATCATCTGCGATTAGCAAAGGTCACTTTGCGATCTACACAGCTGATCAAAAGCGGCTTGTTGTTCCCCTTGTTTTTCTTGACAACGAAATCATTAGACAACTTCTAGTAATGTCTGAAGAAGAATTTGGTCTTCCAAGTGACGGTCCTATTACATTCCCATGTGATGCAGTCTTGATGGAGTACATTATTTCGCTTCTTAGCCAAGGTGTAGGCAAAGAACTCCAGACTGCTTTGCTTGCATCAGTTACTTCGAATCGGTGCTCCTTAACCTCAATGTATCAAGGGTTGAGAGATCAGCAATTTCTTGTCTGCTGA
- the LOC116006379 gene encoding uncharacterized protein LOC116006379 has protein sequence MGYFVQTLQHNISFSTFVSIDPTLKIPNISIKCFGKDIRILASSNQGILCCQRYKHRSCEYFVCKPSTGQYAVLPSPNGKKRFFELVALMILKSNPLHYKIIKYSDARHSPSNKNNYICEIFDSKIWSWRQTENLITERSTIFDHQSPVCTGGLVYWLTNRNTILIFDSATETHLEFAGPLAATEENRSYMYERIVEYKGRLGFICKYKSDELVLWGLEDRTNYRWEIKRIVGIDKEKNRLIGCNLADMALMLGYRDQVYAQSGFYNPRDIFPFQSNSEPMDLEDGCMLSCLEEMMNDC, from the exons ATGGGATATTTTGTTCAAACACTCCAACACAATATTTCTTTTTCCACATTTGTGTCCATTGACCCAACCTTGAAGATTCCAAATATTTCTATCAAGTGTTTCGGGAAAGACATAAGGATCTTGGCATCTTCTAACCAAGGAATTTTGTGCTGCCAAAGGTATAAACATAGGTCTTGTGAGTATTTTGTTTGTAAGCCAAGCACTGGACAATATGCTGTGTTGCCTAGCCCGAACGGGAAAAAAAGGTTCTTCGAACTAGTTGCTTTGATGATTCTTAAATCAAATCCTCTACACtacaaaataatcaaatactcaGATGCTCGTCATTC GCCATCTAACAAAAACAACTACATATGTGAGATTTTCGATTCGAAAATTTGGTCATGGAGACAGACAGAAAACCTCATAACCGAACGATCCACGATTTTCGACCATCAATCACCTGTTTGTACAGGCGGCTTAGTGTATTGGCTTACTAACCGCAACACAATTTTGATTTTCGACTCCGCAACTGAGACTCACTTGGAATTCGCGGGACCATTAGCGGCTACCGAAGAGAATAGAAGTTACATGTATGAAAGAATTGTTGAGTACAAGGGAAGGTTAGGGTTTATATGCAAGTACAAATCCGATGAATTGGTGCTTTGGGGGCTAGAAGACCGAACAAATTATAGGTGGGAGATAAAGAGAATTGTGGGGATCGATAAGGAGAAAAATAGGTTGATAGGGTGCAATCTTGCAGACATGGCATTGATGCTTGGATATAGAGATCAAGTGTACGCACAAAGTGGTTTTTATAACCCTAGGGATATTTTCCCGTTCCAGTCGAATTCGGAGCCCATGGATCTGGAGGATGGATGCATGCTAAGTTGCTTGGAAGAGATGATGAACGACTGTTAG
- the LOC116005477 gene encoding auxin-responsive protein SAUR68-like: protein MISSKKLIQLTKRWQKFVAIRRKQISFPRHNDAESRSVSSTVSKGHFAIYTADQQRFVVPLVFLENEIIRQLLVMSKEEFGLPSDGPITLPCDAVLMEYIISLLSQGVGKELQTALLASVTSNRCSSSTSMHQGLRDQQFLVC, encoded by the coding sequence ATGATCAGTTCCAAGAAACTCATCCAGCTCACTAAGAGATGGCAGAAATTTGTCGCCATTAGAAGGAAGCAAATTTCGTTTCCTAGGCACAACGATGCAGAAAGTCGTAGTGTATCATCTACAGTTAGCAAAGGTCACTTTGCTATCTACACGGCTGATCAACAGCGGTTTGTTGTTCCCCTTGTTTTTCTTGAGAACGAAATCATCAGACAACTTTTAGTAATGTCTAAAGAGGAATTTGGACTTCCAAGTGATGGCCCTATTACATTGCCATGTGATGCAGTCTTGATGGAGTATATTATTTCGCTTCTTAGCCAAGGCGTAGGCAAAGAACTCCAGACTGCTTTGCTTGCATCAGTTACTTCGAATCGGTGCTCCTCATCAACCTCGATGCATCAAGGGTTGAGAGATCAGCAATTTCTTGTCTGCTAA